The Mycoplasmopsis equigenitalium genome contains a region encoding:
- the ffh gene encoding signal recognition particle protein — MFNFLANRITKSINKIAKKTLISEEDIVEVSREIKLSLLEADVNLSIVKKFVKNVREKAINANIHSSLNASQQFIKIVKDELVDVLGKTPQKINIEHKPHIIMMVGLQGSGKTTTAAKLAFFHRKKKLVEKPILIAADVYRPAAIEQLVTLAKNVSIDYYEEGVKEDIVGIVKNGLKKAKANNHDMIIVDTAGRLSIDEKLMNELVEIKKAIKPDEIIFVADAMSGQDIVNVAQTFHDRLKLTSSIITKLDGDARGGAALSIRELLKLPIKFIGTGENISNIDLFYPERMAERILGMGDVLSLIEQAQDVIDEKKANKMMNRFVTGQFTLNDLLENLQQMKKMGKLSKILQMIPGANKISQDKINAAEKKSYVYEILISSMTAAERKNPKLLKDASRKNRVIKGSGRSRQEFNLLLSEYEQMASKVKSISKSIKGGTFDPSQLSGAGGIF; from the coding sequence ATGTTTAATTTTTTAGCTAACCGTATTACCAAATCAATTAACAAGATTGCTAAAAAAACACTCATTAGTGAAGAAGATATTGTTGAAGTTTCACGAGAAATTAAACTTTCATTACTAGAAGCCGATGTTAATTTATCGATAGTAAAGAAGTTTGTAAAAAACGTTCGTGAAAAAGCAATTAATGCTAATATTCATTCCTCACTAAATGCATCACAACAATTTATTAAAATTGTTAAAGATGAACTTGTTGATGTTTTAGGTAAAACACCACAAAAAATTAATATTGAACATAAACCACATATTATTATGATGGTTGGTCTACAAGGTAGTGGTAAGACTACAACCGCTGCAAAGCTAGCGTTTTTTCACCGTAAGAAAAAACTTGTAGAAAAACCAATTTTAATCGCAGCCGATGTTTATCGGCCAGCAGCGATAGAGCAACTTGTTACACTTGCTAAAAATGTATCGATTGATTATTATGAAGAAGGTGTGAAAGAAGATATTGTTGGAATTGTTAAAAATGGTCTTAAGAAGGCTAAAGCAAACAACCACGATATGATTATTGTTGATACAGCGGGTCGTTTATCGATCGATGAAAAGTTAATGAATGAACTTGTTGAAATTAAAAAAGCAATTAAGCCAGACGAAATTATTTTTGTTGCTGATGCAATGTCGGGACAAGATATTGTTAATGTAGCGCAAACATTTCACGATCGTTTAAAATTGACTTCATCAATTATTACTAAACTTGATGGCGATGCTCGTGGTGGTGCGGCTCTAAGTATTCGTGAACTTTTAAAATTACCAATTAAATTTATTGGTACTGGCGAAAACATTTCAAATATTGATTTATTTTATCCGGAAAGAATGGCGGAAAGAATTCTTGGTATGGGGGATGTTCTTTCATTAATTGAACAAGCGCAAGATGTAATTGATGAGAAAAAAGCTAACAAAATGATGAATCGCTTTGTTACCGGTCAGTTTACATTAAATGATCTTTTAGAAAATTTGCAACAAATGAAAAAGATGGGAAAACTTTCTAAGATCTTACAAATGATTCCTGGTGCAAATAAAATTTCACAAGACAAGATTAATGCCGCTGAAAAGAAATCTTATGTGTATGAAATTTTAATTAGCAGTATGACTGCGGCCGAACGCAAAAACCCTAAACTGTTGAAAGATGCAAGTCGGAAAAACCGAGTAATTAAAGGAAGTGGTCGTTCGAGACAAGAATTTAATTTACTTTTAAGTGAATATGAACAAATGGCAAGTAAAGTAAAATCAATTTCTAAGTCAATCAAAGGTGGAACTTTTGATCCATCGCAACTTTCAGGTGCTGGTGGTATTTTCTAG
- a CDS encoding TrmH family RNA methyltransferase, producing the protein MTKNEIKYLKKLNLKKYRYEENKFIIEGIDAINEAKSQNIKLKIYSSNPQNKPDVLITNEEINQILNSKTPQDIFALCEMLKPKEISGLTIVLDNIQDPGNLGTIIRNCVAFGVTNIIINGVDLYNDKTLRASKGSIFKINITQTKDLESFLLKLKRTHKIVGTLLDKSAKDIKELKNENYCIVFGNEANGISPSIIKLLDEKYYIPIKFESLNVAIANAIVLYELKRGKDAKKV; encoded by the coding sequence ATGACTAAAAATGAAATTAAATATTTAAAAAAATTAAACCTCAAAAAATATCGTTACGAAGAAAATAAATTTATCATCGAGGGAATTGACGCAATAAATGAAGCGAAATCACAAAACATAAAACTAAAAATATACTCTAGTAATCCACAAAACAAACCTGATGTTTTAATAACTAACGAGGAAATAAATCAAATTTTAAATTCTAAAACTCCTCAAGATATCTTCGCTCTTTGCGAAATGTTAAAGCCAAAAGAAATAAGCGGTTTAACAATCGTGCTAGATAATATTCAAGATCCCGGTAATTTAGGAACCATTATTCGCAACTGTGTTGCATTTGGTGTTACCAACATCATTATTAACGGAGTTGATCTTTATAACGATAAAACGCTTCGCGCAAGTAAAGGGAGTATTTTTAAAATCAATATTACCCAAACTAAAGACCTAGAAAGCTTCTTATTAAAATTAAAGCGAACTCATAAAATTGTCGGTACTTTATTAGACAAATCCGCTAAAGACATTAAAGAACTAAAAAATGAAAATTACTGCATCGTGTTTGGAAATGAAGCTAATGGAATATCGCCAAGTATAATTAAATTATTGGATGAAAAGTATTACATCCCAATTAAATTTGAAAGTTTAAACGTCGCAATTGCCAATGCAATTGTCTTGTATGAATTAAAAAGAGGAAAAGATGCAAAAAAAGTTTAA
- a CDS encoding Cof-type HAD-IIB family hydrolase: protein MKKTKERYLFCIDIDGTLLENSAENIIHPLAKEAIVRATNEGHVVCLITGRPWRSTKPIYNKLGLDTVVANYNGAHIHNPSDDMFIPYIEYLDLNEMLYILGDPIVKEQVSNIAIEGPGWVQLQKRDHDLERVFGFKDAVKFVEGLNFEKLPLKPTGIVFDVKPTTDVENLRKYLKAKYGDLAEFSYWSKGDGLTPVFDITNVAVNKGRVISLLLRFYDIKIENSITIGDGFNDVSMFEVSGVSVAMKNASRIVRSKATVKLSKTNKEGGVGYYINKFLDNPESEKEKSAEIKRKWAEKELGE from the coding sequence ATGAAAAAAACTAAAGAAAGATATTTATTTTGTATAGATATTGACGGAACGCTTTTAGAAAATAGTGCCGAAAATATTATTCATCCACTTGCGAAGGAAGCAATTGTTCGTGCCACAAATGAAGGCCACGTTGTTTGTTTAATTACGGGTCGTCCATGAAGAAGTACAAAACCAATTTACAATAAACTTGGACTAGATACTGTTGTTGCCAACTATAATGGTGCTCACATTCATAATCCAAGCGATGATATGTTTATCCCATATATCGAGTATCTTGATTTGAATGAAATGCTTTACATTTTAGGAGATCCGATTGTAAAAGAACAAGTTTCAAATATTGCTATCGAAGGACCAGGCTGGGTACAATTACAAAAACGCGATCATGATTTAGAACGAGTTTTTGGGTTCAAAGATGCTGTAAAGTTTGTTGAAGGGCTTAACTTTGAAAAATTACCACTTAAACCAACAGGGATTGTGTTTGATGTCAAACCAACAACAGATGTTGAAAATTTAAGAAAGTATTTAAAAGCAAAATATGGTGATTTAGCAGAGTTCTCATATTGATCAAAAGGCGACGGACTAACACCAGTGTTTGATATCACTAATGTTGCAGTTAATAAAGGCCGCGTTATCTCACTATTACTTAGATTTTATGATATTAAAATTGAAAATTCAATTACTATTGGTGACGGGTTTAACGATGTTTCAATGTTCGAAGTGAGCGGTGTTTCAGTAGCGATGAAAAATGCGTCACGAATCGTTCGTTCAAAGGCAACTGTTAAGTTATCAAAAACGAACAAAGAAGGTGGAGTTGGCTATTACATTAACAAGTTTTTAGACAATCCAGAATCAGAAAAAGAAAAATCAGCTGAGATTAAAAGAAAATGAGCTGAAAAAGAACTAGGGGAGTAA
- the pip gene encoding prolyl aminopeptidase: protein MHQKYIYKKIEPYETGYLKVSNLHTIYYEISGNPDGIPIFHIHGGPGGGSGPDNRRMFNPQKFKIIVYDQRGCGMSTPFAEIKENTTHDLIRDIEKLRIHLKLDKISLFGGSWGTTLSLLYAIHYPQNVHKIILRGVYLGRQEDTHWLSQEGASKFYPIDFEKYISIINPSERNDLVTAYNKLLNHEDEAIALKAAQHWAQWEMALISVKRIKAKKDVDPKELLPIARIENHYFINKLFLNDDNFILNNIDKISHIPVDIVHGQLDMDCLPIQAYLLHKKLPNSRLFIIDGAGHTWREKGIAKKLVELTDEL from the coding sequence ATGCATCAAAAATATATTTACAAAAAAATAGAACCTTATGAAACAGGATATTTAAAAGTTTCAAATTTACATACAATTTATTATGAAATTAGTGGTAACCCAGATGGTATTCCTATTTTTCATATTCACGGAGGTCCAGGCGGAGGCTCTGGACCCGATAATCGCAGAATGTTTAACCCTCAAAAATTCAAAATAATTGTTTATGACCAAAGAGGATGCGGGATGTCTACTCCCTTTGCCGAGATTAAAGAAAACACAACGCATGATTTAATTCGTGATATAGAGAAATTAAGAATTCATTTAAAGTTGGATAAAATTAGTCTTTTTGGCGGTTCTTGAGGCACAACTCTTTCATTGCTATATGCAATTCATTATCCTCAAAATGTTCATAAAATAATTTTGCGCGGGGTATATTTAGGGCGTCAAGAAGATACCCACTGATTAAGCCAAGAAGGTGCTTCAAAATTTTATCCAATTGATTTTGAAAAATATATTTCTATTATTAACCCTAGTGAAAGAAACGATCTAGTAACAGCGTACAACAAGCTTTTAAATCATGAAGACGAAGCAATCGCATTAAAAGCGGCACAACATTGAGCACAATGAGAAATGGCGCTAATTTCTGTCAAACGAATTAAAGCAAAAAAAGATGTTGATCCAAAAGAATTGTTGCCAATAGCAAGAATAGAAAATCACTATTTTATTAATAAATTATTTCTAAATGACGACAATTTTATTTTGAATAATATTGATAAAATTAGCCATATTCCTGTTGATATAGTTCACGGACAGCTTGATATGGATTGTTTACCAATTCAGGCATATTTGTTACACAAAAAATTACCAAATTCAAGATTGTTTATAATTGATGGTGCCGGACACACATGACGTGAAAAAGGAATTGCTAAAAAACTTGTCGAACTTACAGATGAGCTGTAA
- a CDS encoding GTPase, protein MAKSKREIEEIASISDLIIVVLDARIPNKTYNKDFDSLLKNKNVLYILSKNDLKDLNKDEDYKNLLLDKSNMFLNLKSNSDRTKLLSKIKFLTKQKAEAMKVKGLIKYNAKVFVIGMPNVGKSTLINLLLGKNKLKSENYPGVTRKLNWANIDNIHLLDTPGIMPMKIENDLDGFLLIFFQIIKESIVPQKLFFVNLITELYKLYPHYFVEFEFEKCLTHTDVDYELNKYCKKNKLTEQQAMTRIINSLRKKRYSIF, encoded by the coding sequence ATGGCCAAATCAAAAAGAGAGATCGAAGAAATAGCCTCGATCTCTGATTTGATAATCGTTGTACTAGATGCAAGAATTCCAAATAAAACTTATAACAAGGATTTTGACAGTTTATTAAAAAACAAAAATGTACTTTATATTTTGTCTAAAAATGATTTAAAAGATCTTAATAAAGATGAGGACTATAAAAATTTACTTTTAGACAAAAGCAATATGTTTTTAAATTTAAAATCTAATAGTGACCGCACTAAATTATTAAGTAAAATAAAATTTTTAACTAAGCAAAAAGCCGAAGCGATGAAGGTAAAAGGATTAATTAAATATAATGCAAAAGTCTTTGTTATTGGAATGCCAAACGTTGGTAAATCAACTTTAATTAATTTACTTTTAGGAAAAAACAAACTTAAATCCGAAAATTATCCCGGTGTAACAAGAAAATTAAATTGAGCAAATATTGATAATATTCACTTACTCGATACGCCAGGAATTATGCCAATGAAAATTGAAAACGATTTAGATGGGTTTTTATTAATTTTCTTTCAAATTATTAAAGAATCTATTGTTCCACAAAAACTGTTTTTTGTTAATCTAATTACTGAACTATACAAACTTTACCCACATTATTTTGTCGAGTTCGAATTTGAAAAATGTCTAACACACACAGATGTTGATTATGAATTAAATAAATATTGTAAAAAAAACAAACTTACCGAACAACAAGCGATGACAAGAATCATTAATTCATTACGAAAAAAACGTTATTCAATTTTTTAA
- a CDS encoding oligopeptide/dipeptide ABC transporter ATP-binding protein, protein MQNKEAKTILSVKNLKKYFVNRGLINKAADDLTFDLHEGEILGLIGESGSGKTTVGRTLIRLYDQFNGFVTLDGKIISGQKLNRERVKHLRRNMQMIFQDPHASLNGQKNIYSILKEPLTVNGLANSWIKDLFSDWKYIKKNFRYTFESKANKLKLKNLQSINQLAKDFFSDWKNRLEEFQVVKTDNLEDKFDELFRYLEAKQEMESIIVNNMYSNTAELIRFYNEKQQDFRNNVIDDDEKQLKEAYQNYKKTKRLTKLTPQALVYEGQLKEVKKEEKMFAQIVKEFKLNNQNAYKNFIQEFKSENKLLKISKNVSEDLEAYAHYAKNIYLNKWAIKAIKHVMTKVRYINIEDITKLIESLKQYNAKFYEEKLKFKFVLGHNKKVKEILAKSYKFDFLNYRAISQVKRKEIHAQEDQFTSEISKLKSLIAKENANVTLHKTKEDVQEAKAQWLKAKEFNRSEIKRYIEENIEKNKVLKEQIDAEYNLYNSLKQKQTYVNKLFDDNFKKFVNVLTENLKDKNKDKKDIKFEVDKFETLVREKKQTLKSFDIEVKYLNKDIKSLHLLLGINKSIINKIFSEGFIRKYRKLEHYLVYPFARFKIKNLIIKNKIYKSLEDVGLLKQFAYRYPHEFSGGQRQRIVIARALISDPKVIVADEPIASLDISIQAQIVNLLKDLCEQKNIGLIFIAHDLSMVEYIADRILIMHLGKVVEYGDTAKIYKNPVHPYTKNLFKAIPKISNANEKFQNISFELDYLLEQQFPNVPETFEAEPAHFIYGTKEQFAKWTKKTKK, encoded by the coding sequence ATGCAAAATAAAGAAGCAAAAACAATTTTAAGTGTAAAAAATCTAAAAAAATACTTTGTTAATCGTGGTTTAATCAACAAAGCAGCCGATGATTTAACTTTTGATTTACACGAAGGCGAAATTTTAGGATTAATTGGTGAATCGGGAAGTGGTAAAACCACTGTTGGACGTACCTTAATTCGTCTTTACGATCAATTTAATGGATTTGTTACCCTCGATGGGAAAATTATTTCAGGTCAAAAACTTAATCGTGAGCGGGTAAAACACCTAAGAAGAAACATGCAAATGATCTTCCAAGATCCTCACGCCTCACTTAATGGCCAAAAAAATATTTATTCAATTCTTAAAGAACCTTTAACAGTTAATGGGCTCGCTAATTCTTGGATTAAAGACTTGTTTAGTGACTGAAAATATATCAAAAAGAATTTTAGATATACCTTCGAGTCAAAAGCAAATAAATTAAAACTTAAAAACCTTCAATCAATTAATCAGTTAGCGAAAGATTTCTTTAGCGATTGAAAAAATCGTCTAGAAGAATTCCAAGTTGTTAAAACTGATAATTTAGAAGATAAGTTCGATGAACTTTTCAGATATCTTGAAGCAAAACAAGAAATGGAATCAATCATTGTTAATAATATGTATTCAAATACAGCGGAATTAATTCGTTTTTACAACGAAAAACAACAAGATTTCCGTAATAACGTGATTGATGATGACGAAAAACAACTTAAAGAAGCATATCAAAATTATAAAAAAACAAAACGTCTAACCAAACTTACACCTCAAGCGCTTGTATATGAAGGACAACTAAAAGAAGTTAAAAAAGAAGAAAAAATGTTTGCGCAGATTGTTAAAGAATTTAAATTAAACAATCAAAACGCCTACAAAAACTTTATCCAAGAATTTAAATCAGAAAACAAACTTCTTAAAATTAGTAAAAACGTATCCGAAGACTTAGAAGCATATGCGCACTATGCTAAAAATATCTATCTTAACAAATGAGCAATCAAAGCCATTAAACACGTAATGACTAAGGTTAGATATATAAATATTGAAGACATTACTAAGTTGATTGAAAGTCTAAAACAATATAACGCTAAATTTTATGAAGAAAAACTCAAATTTAAGTTTGTGCTTGGCCACAACAAAAAAGTTAAAGAAATTCTTGCTAAATCATATAAATTTGATTTTTTAAATTACAGAGCAATTTCACAGGTTAAAAGAAAAGAAATTCATGCCCAAGAAGATCAATTTACAAGTGAAATAAGTAAATTAAAATCGTTAATTGCCAAAGAAAATGCAAATGTCACCTTACATAAAACAAAAGAAGATGTTCAAGAAGCAAAAGCACAATGATTAAAAGCAAAAGAGTTTAACAGATCAGAAATAAAACGTTATATTGAAGAAAACATTGAAAAAAACAAGGTGTTAAAAGAACAAATAGATGCTGAATATAATTTATATAACAGCCTAAAACAAAAACAAACTTATGTTAATAAGTTGTTTGATGATAATTTCAAAAAATTTGTTAATGTCTTAACTGAAAATCTAAAAGATAAAAATAAAGACAAAAAAGATATTAAGTTTGAAGTAGACAAGTTTGAAACACTTGTTCGCGAGAAAAAACAAACTCTTAAATCATTTGATATCGAGGTTAAATATCTTAACAAAGATATTAAATCATTACACCTTCTTTTAGGTATTAATAAAAGCATCATTAACAAAATATTTAGTGAAGGATTCATTAGAAAATACAGAAAACTTGAACACTATCTTGTTTATCCATTTGCTAGATTTAAAATTAAGAATTTAATTATTAAAAACAAGATTTACAAATCACTAGAAGATGTTGGACTACTTAAACAGTTTGCTTATCGTTATCCACACGAATTCTCAGGTGGTCAACGTCAAAGAATTGTTATTGCGCGGGCTTTAATTTCAGATCCAAAAGTTATTGTTGCCGACGAACCAATTGCATCACTTGATATTTCGATTCAAGCACAAATTGTTAACTTACTTAAAGATCTTTGTGAACAAAAGAATATTGGACTTATCTTTATTGCACATGACCTTTCAATGGTTGAGTACATTGCTGATAGAATTCTTATTATGCACCTTGGTAAAGTTGTTGAATATGGTGATACAGCCAAAATTTACAAAAATCCAGTTCACCCATATACCAAAAACTTATTTAAGGCGATACCAAAAATTTCAAACGCTAACGAGAAATTCCAAAACATTTCTTTCGAACTTGATTATTTACTCGAACAACAATTTCCAAATGTTCCTGAAACTTTTGAGGCGGAACCAGCACACTTCATTTATGGAACCAAGGAACAATTTGCCAAATGAACTAAAAAGACAAAAAAATAG
- a CDS encoding DivIVA domain-containing protein, giving the protein MQKKFKRDIAGYYIPEVDEYIQKLASELEALKEKNEKLKEINIVLEGEVKAKNNRISKLENELLKAEIKINGTQQDND; this is encoded by the coding sequence ATGCAAAAAAAGTTTAAAAGAGATATTGCTGGGTATTACATTCCCGAAGTTGATGAATATATTCAAAAACTTGCTTCTGAATTAGAAGCATTAAAAGAAAAAAATGAAAAATTAAAAGAAATAAATATTGTTTTGGAAGGCGAGGTTAAAGCAAAAAATAACCGTATTTCCAAACTAGAAAACGAGTTATTAAAAGCGGAGATTAAGATAAATGGAACACAGCAAGACAACGATTAA
- a CDS encoding ribonuclease HIII: protein MEFILFDETDIDLKDKKIIGIDEVGVGDYFGPLVSCSVFIPLENYDKVIELGVKDSKKLSDAKIRAIAPELKKLVRSFVYKLSPKGYNTMTKYNNANELKAFAHIKTANTVTQIMARYHLGKADFYFMDQFTNLDKTKEYFNKHLITNNFANLKPFKSPLLLAHKAEDKELSVAVASIIARDAFLEEMAVMNEKYNTVFPFGASNQVKEFAKEFFVKEENKKERYNLCKLSFNMEIE from the coding sequence ATGGAATTTATTTTATTTGATGAAACAGATATTGATTTAAAAGACAAAAAGATTATTGGAATCGATGAAGTTGGAGTAGGAGACTATTTTGGGCCGCTTGTTAGCTGTTCGGTTTTTATTCCACTTGAAAACTACGATAAAGTTATCGAACTCGGAGTTAAGGATTCGAAAAAGTTAAGTGACGCAAAAATACGTGCGATTGCACCAGAACTTAAGAAATTGGTTCGTTCATTTGTTTACAAATTAAGCCCAAAAGGCTACAACACAATGACAAAATACAATAACGCTAACGAACTAAAAGCGTTTGCACATATTAAAACTGCAAATACAGTGACACAAATAATGGCAAGATATCATTTAGGAAAAGCGGACTTTTATTTTATGGATCAATTTACAAATTTAGATAAAACAAAAGAGTATTTTAATAAACACTTGATAACAAATAATTTTGCTAATCTAAAACCTTTCAAATCACCACTTCTTTTAGCACACAAAGCTGAAGACAAAGAATTATCGGTTGCGGTAGCATCGATTATTGCTCGCGATGCCTTTTTAGAAGAAATGGCAGTGATGAATGAAAAATATAATACTGTTTTCCCATTTGGTGCGTCAAACCAAGTAAAAGAGTTTGCTAAAGAATTTTTTGTTAAAGAAGAAAATAAAAAAGAAAGATATAATCTTTGCAAATTATCATTTAATATGGAAATTGAATAA
- a CDS encoding ATP-binding cassette domain-containing protein codes for MKGKLFFDNVSFRVKTNKINLLLGQNGAGKTTLINIISNSDTNYKGEILFPNEINQNNKSILYFRTHLKFPFHLKLFKLIKLFVESFGSKNISDNEITQKAKDFDLEDKLNSFPSLFSSGEKRKVILLLSELCSPKLLILDEPEANLDYTSRIKMYEKLKDFVEQGMTILLSTHMVSEIEPYADYAIFIKRGKGVIAEGYSNNKFKFKDFYNEHIAEIKDRTKNKK; via the coding sequence ATGAAGGGAAAATTATTTTTTGATAATGTATCTTTTAGGGTTAAAACGAATAAAATAAATCTCTTACTAGGACAAAACGGAGCGGGTAAAACAACATTAATAAATATTATTTCAAATTCTGACACAAATTACAAAGGCGAAATTTTATTCCCAAACGAAATAAACCAAAATAATAAATCTATTTTATACTTTCGAACTCATTTAAAATTTCCTTTTCATTTAAAATTATTTAAATTGATTAAGTTGTTTGTCGAATCATTTGGTAGCAAAAATATCAGCGATAACGAAATAACACAAAAGGCAAAAGATTTTGATTTAGAAGATAAATTAAATTCGTTCCCAAGTTTATTTTCTTCTGGTGAAAAAAGAAAAGTTATTCTCTTGCTATCTGAATTATGTTCACCAAAATTATTAATCTTAGATGAACCAGAAGCAAACCTCGACTACACATCAAGAATAAAGATGTATGAAAAACTTAAAGACTTCGTAGAACAAGGTATGACAATTTTATTGTCAACACATATGGTTTCAGAAATTGAACCGTATGCTGATTATGCGATTTTCATTAAAAGAGGTAAGGGAGTTATAGCTGAAGGATATTCGAATAATAAGTTTAAATTTAAGGATTTTTATAATGAACACATCGCAGAAATTAAAGATAGAACAAAAAATAAAAAATAA
- a CDS encoding metallophosphoesterase family protein, whose product MIKILVVSDIHGNYGVVEDIVSRAKYDVAICTGDYEVGYDFMKEHFDFFVVGNNDFDYHAADYEIEIEGLKIRIEHGHRIGSYTQLMDVDFMFNHLEKINVDILLTGHTHVPLHSIRNNKGILNPGSCSYPRMGTKAGYAILTLDNKKIIRIEQFNI is encoded by the coding sequence ATGATTAAAATATTAGTCGTAAGCGATATTCATGGAAATTACGGTGTTGTTGAAGACATTGTATCAAGAGCAAAATATGATGTAGCGATTTGTACTGGAGACTACGAAGTAGGCTATGATTTTATGAAAGAACACTTTGATTTTTTTGTAGTTGGTAACAACGATTTTGACTATCATGCTGCTGACTATGAAATTGAAATCGAAGGATTAAAAATTAGAATAGAACACGGGCACCGCATCGGTTCATATACACAATTAATGGACGTTGATTTTATGTTTAATCATCTTGAAAAAATAAATGTTGACATTCTATTAACCGGTCATACTCACGTGCCTTTACATTCGATTAGAAATAACAAAGGAATTCTAAATCCTGGTTCATGCAGTTACCCACGAATGGGAACGAAGGCAGGTTATGCGATCTTAACGCTTGATAACAAAAAGATTATTAGAATTGAACAATTTAACATTTAA
- a CDS encoding tRNA (cytidine(34)-2'-O)-methyltransferase yields the protein MLNIVLYQPEISPNTGNIIRTCFALHAKLHIIKPIAFELLPKYLKRPAAGHLLSDIEHEIHNSYSDFEQKYGQKNIFYITRYGLKTYSDTNFKKEWKRGNDLFVMFGRESTGIDKWILKKNIKKCLRIPMYAKNRSINLANSVCVIGYEIMRQLDFPDLSKFEVQKSKDYLLKND from the coding sequence ATGTTAAATATTGTTTTATACCAACCCGAAATATCACCTAATACTGGTAATATCATTCGCACATGTTTTGCGCTACATGCTAAATTACACATTATCAAACCCATAGCGTTTGAGCTTTTGCCTAAATATTTAAAGCGTCCGGCGGCGGGGCATTTGCTCTCAGATATCGAACATGAAATTCACAACAGTTACAGTGATTTTGAGCAAAAATATGGACAAAAAAATATATTCTATATTACTCGTTATGGACTAAAAACTTATTCAGATACTAATTTTAAAAAAGAGTGAAAAAGGGGAAATGATTTATTTGTAATGTTCGGCAGAGAATCGACTGGAATTGATAAATGAATACTCAAAAAAAATATTAAAAAATGCTTACGGATTCCAATGTATGCAAAAAACAGAAGCATTAATTTAGCAAACTCTGTTTGTGTAATTGGGTATGAAATTATGCGTCAACTAGACTTCCCTGATTTATCAAAATTTGAAGTACAAAAATCAAAGGATTATTTATTAAAAAATGACTAA